In Meriones unguiculatus strain TT.TT164.6M chromosome 17, Bangor_MerUng_6.1, whole genome shotgun sequence, a single window of DNA contains:
- the Parl gene encoding presenilin-associated rhomboid-like protein, mitochondrial isoform X2, with product MALRGWVQRGWGCGQAWAPPGGDICRELPATRVPRLLGRRFNLLLQQKCGFRKAPRKVEPRRSDTGSSGEAYKRSALIPPLEETVFYPSPYPIRTLVKPFFFTVGFTGCAFGSAAIWQYESLKSRVQTYFDGIKADWLDSIRPQKEGNLRKEINKWWNSLSDGQRTVTGIIAANALVFCLWRVPSLHRTMIRYFTSNPASKVLCSPMLLSTFSHFSLFHMAANMYVLWSFSSSIVNILGQEQFVAVYLSAGVISNFVSYVCKVATGRYGPSLGAALKAIIAMDTAGMILGWKFFDHAAHLGGALFGIWYITYGHELIWKNREPLVKIWHEIRTNGPKKGGGPN from the exons ATGGCGTTGCGAGGTTGGGTACAGCGAGGCTGGGGCTGCGGTCAGGCGTGGGCGCCTCCCGGGGGTGACATCTGCCGGGAGCTCCCTGCGACCCGGGTCCCGCGGCTGCTCGGACGCAG GTTTAACTTACTTCTTCAGCAAAAATGTGGATTTAGAAAAGCACCGAGAAAGGTTGAACCTCGAAGATCAGACACAGGGTCAAGTGGTGAAGCTTACAAGAGAAGTGCCTTGATCCCACCTCTGGAAGAAACCGTCTTTTATCCTTCCCCCTACCCTATAAGAACTTTGGTGAAGCCCTTTTTCTTCACTGTTGGG TTCACAGGCTGTGCATTTGGATCAGCTGCCATTTGGCAATATGAATCACTGAAATCAAGGGTCCAGACTTATTTTGATGGTATAAAAGCTGACTGGTTGGATAGCATACGACCACAAAAGGAAGGAAACCTCAGAAAGGAG aTTAACAAGTGGTGGAATAGCCTAAGTGATGGCCAGCGGACTGTGACAG GTATCATAGCTGCAAATGCCCTCGTATTCTGCTTATGGAGAGTGCCATCCCTGCACCGAACTATGATCAGATACTTTACATCCAACCCAGCATCAA AGGTTCTTTGTTCTCCAATGTTGCTGTCAACGTTCAGTCATTTCTCCTTATTCCACATGGCAGCAAATATGTATGTTTTGTGGAGCTTCTCATCTAGCATTGTGAACATTCTGGGGCAAGAGCAATTTGTGGCAGTGTACCTGTCTGCAG GTGTTATTTCCAATTTTGTCAGTTATGTGTGTAAAGTTGCCACAGGAAGATATGGACCTTCACTTGGTGCA GCCTTAAAAGCCATCATTGCCATGGATACAGCGGGGATGATTCTGGGATGGAAATTTTTTGATCATGCAGCACATCTTGGGGGAGCTCTCTTTGGAAT ATGGTATATCACTTACGGTCATGAACTCATTTGGAAGAACAGGGAGCCTTTAGTGAAAATCTGGCACGAAATAAGGACTAATGGCCCTAAGAAAGGAGGTGGCCCTAACTGA
- the Parl gene encoding presenilin-associated rhomboid-like protein, mitochondrial isoform X1 — translation MALRGWVQRGWGCGQAWAPPGGDICRELPATRVPRLLGRRFNLLLQQKCGFRKAPRKVEPRRSDTGSSGEAYKRSALIPPLEETVFYPSPYPIRTLVKPFFFTVGFTGCAFGSAAIWQYESLKSRVQTYFDGIKADWLDSIRPQKEGNLRKEINKWWNSLSDGQRTVTGIIAANALVFCLWRVPSLHRTMIRYFTSNPASKVLCSPMLLSTFSHFSLFHMAANMYVLWSFSSSIVNILGQEQFVAVYLSAGVISNFVSYVCKVATGRYGPSLGASGAIMTVLAAVCTKIPEGRLAIIFLPVFTFTAGNALKAIIAMDTAGMILGWKFFDHAAHLGGALFGIWYITYGHELIWKNREPLVKIWHEIRTNGPKKGGGPN, via the exons ATGGCGTTGCGAGGTTGGGTACAGCGAGGCTGGGGCTGCGGTCAGGCGTGGGCGCCTCCCGGGGGTGACATCTGCCGGGAGCTCCCTGCGACCCGGGTCCCGCGGCTGCTCGGACGCAG GTTTAACTTACTTCTTCAGCAAAAATGTGGATTTAGAAAAGCACCGAGAAAGGTTGAACCTCGAAGATCAGACACAGGGTCAAGTGGTGAAGCTTACAAGAGAAGTGCCTTGATCCCACCTCTGGAAGAAACCGTCTTTTATCCTTCCCCCTACCCTATAAGAACTTTGGTGAAGCCCTTTTTCTTCACTGTTGGG TTCACAGGCTGTGCATTTGGATCAGCTGCCATTTGGCAATATGAATCACTGAAATCAAGGGTCCAGACTTATTTTGATGGTATAAAAGCTGACTGGTTGGATAGCATACGACCACAAAAGGAAGGAAACCTCAGAAAGGAG aTTAACAAGTGGTGGAATAGCCTAAGTGATGGCCAGCGGACTGTGACAG GTATCATAGCTGCAAATGCCCTCGTATTCTGCTTATGGAGAGTGCCATCCCTGCACCGAACTATGATCAGATACTTTACATCCAACCCAGCATCAA AGGTTCTTTGTTCTCCAATGTTGCTGTCAACGTTCAGTCATTTCTCCTTATTCCACATGGCAGCAAATATGTATGTTTTGTGGAGCTTCTCATCTAGCATTGTGAACATTCTGGGGCAAGAGCAATTTGTGGCAGTGTACCTGTCTGCAG GTGTTATTTCCAATTTTGTCAGTTATGTGTGTAAAGTTGCCACAGGAAGATATGGACCTTCACTTGGTGCA TCAGGAGCAATCATGACTGTGCTTGCAGCAGTCTGCACCAAGATCCCGGAGGGGAGGCTTGCTATCATCTTCCTCCCTGTCTTCACCTTCACAGCAGGCAAT GCCTTAAAAGCCATCATTGCCATGGATACAGCGGGGATGATTCTGGGATGGAAATTTTTTGATCATGCAGCACATCTTGGGGGAGCTCTCTTTGGAAT ATGGTATATCACTTACGGTCATGAACTCATTTGGAAGAACAGGGAGCCTTTAGTGAAAATCTGGCACGAAATAAGGACTAATGGCCCTAAGAAAGGAGGTGGCCCTAACTGA
- the Parl gene encoding presenilin-associated rhomboid-like protein, mitochondrial isoform X3 has protein sequence MIRYFTSNPASKVLCSPMLLSTFSHFSLFHMAANMYVLWSFSSSIVNILGQEQFVAVYLSAGVISNFVSYVCKVATGRYGPSLGASGAIMTVLAAVCTKIPEGRLAIIFLPVFTFTAGNALKAIIAMDTAGMILGWKFFDHAAHLGGALFGIWYITYGHELIWKNREPLVKIWHEIRTNGPKKGGGPN, from the exons ATGATCAGATACTTTACATCCAACCCAGCATCAA AGGTTCTTTGTTCTCCAATGTTGCTGTCAACGTTCAGTCATTTCTCCTTATTCCACATGGCAGCAAATATGTATGTTTTGTGGAGCTTCTCATCTAGCATTGTGAACATTCTGGGGCAAGAGCAATTTGTGGCAGTGTACCTGTCTGCAG GTGTTATTTCCAATTTTGTCAGTTATGTGTGTAAAGTTGCCACAGGAAGATATGGACCTTCACTTGGTGCA TCAGGAGCAATCATGACTGTGCTTGCAGCAGTCTGCACCAAGATCCCGGAGGGGAGGCTTGCTATCATCTTCCTCCCTGTCTTCACCTTCACAGCAGGCAAT GCCTTAAAAGCCATCATTGCCATGGATACAGCGGGGATGATTCTGGGATGGAAATTTTTTGATCATGCAGCACATCTTGGGGGAGCTCTCTTTGGAAT ATGGTATATCACTTACGGTCATGAACTCATTTGGAAGAACAGGGAGCCTTTAGTGAAAATCTGGCACGAAATAAGGACTAATGGCCCTAAGAAAGGAGGTGGCCCTAACTGA